In a single window of the Hippocampus zosterae strain Florida chromosome 6, ASM2543408v3, whole genome shotgun sequence genome:
- the nmrk1 gene encoding nicotinamide riboside kinase 1 isoform X3, which produces MKKVIVGVGGMTNGGKSTLSRSLKEKIPNSVIIAQDSFFKDDSVVPVDGNGFKQYDTLDALHMDAMMSQVDAWRRDPQAFLKEAGQTAKRVTSSANHVFVLIVEGFLIFNHRPLNQLMNKRYFLEVPYDICKKRRSIFGWIEVEGGAASGCVSRCLSGNKHAERGGLKSG; this is translated from the exons ATGAAGAAAGTAattgtgggtgtgggtgg AATGACCAATGGAGGAAAGTCCACTCTTTCCAGAAGTTTAAAAGAGAAGATACCCAACAGCGTTATCATTGCACAGGATTCATTTTTCAAG GATGATTCTGTTGTGCCAGTGGACGGTAATGGCTTCAAGCAGTATGACA CGCTGGATGCTCTCCACATGGACGCCATGATGAGCCAGGTTGACGCCTGGCGAAGAGACCCGCAAGCATTTTTGAAGGAAGCGGGTCAGACTGCGAAGAGGGTGACGTCATCCGCCAACCATGTGTTTGTGCTGATTGTGGAAGGCTTCCTGATATTCAATCACAG ACCTTTGAATCAGCTGATGAACAAAAGATACTTCCTGGAAGTACCGTATGACATCTGCAAGAAAAGACGAAG TATTTTTGGATGGATTGAGGTCGAAGGAGGAGCTGCTAGCGGCTGTGTATCAAGATGTTTGTCAGGAAATAAACACGCCGAGAG AGGAGGACTGAAATCCGGATGA
- the nmrk1 gene encoding nicotinamide riboside kinase 1 isoform X1, with the protein MKKVIVGVGGMTNGGKSTLSRSLKEKIPNSVIIAQDSFFKDDSVVPVDGNGFKQYDTLDALHMDAMMSQVDAWRRDPQAFLKEAGQTAKRVTSSANHVFVLIVEGFLIFNHRPLNQLMNKRYFLEVPYDICKKRRSLRVYKPPDPPGYFDGHVWPMYLRNRQEMESTATGICASQTFENIFGWIEVEGGAASGCVSRCLSGNKHAERGGLKSG; encoded by the exons ATGAAGAAAGTAattgtgggtgtgggtgg AATGACCAATGGAGGAAAGTCCACTCTTTCCAGAAGTTTAAAAGAGAAGATACCCAACAGCGTTATCATTGCACAGGATTCATTTTTCAAG GATGATTCTGTTGTGCCAGTGGACGGTAATGGCTTCAAGCAGTATGACA CGCTGGATGCTCTCCACATGGACGCCATGATGAGCCAGGTTGACGCCTGGCGAAGAGACCCGCAAGCATTTTTGAAGGAAGCGGGTCAGACTGCGAAGAGGGTGACGTCATCCGCCAACCATGTGTTTGTGCTGATTGTGGAAGGCTTCCTGATATTCAATCACAG ACCTTTGAATCAGCTGATGAACAAAAGATACTTCCTGGAAGTACCGTATGACATCTGCAAGAAAAGACGAAG TTTGAGGGTTTACAAGCCACCTGACCCACCGGGCTACTTTGATGGACACGTATGGCCCATGTATTTGAGGAATCGCCAGGAGATGGAGAGCACGGCGACGGGAATCTGTGCGTCTCAGACATTTGAAAA TATTTTTGGATGGATTGAGGTCGAAGGAGGAGCTGCTAGCGGCTGTGTATCAAGATGTTTGTCAGGAAATAAACACGCCGAGAG AGGAGGACTGAAATCCGGATGA
- the nmrk1 gene encoding nicotinamide riboside kinase 1 isoform X2: MKKVIVGVGGMTNGGKSTLSRSLKEKIPNSVIIAQDSFFKDDSVVPVDGNGFKQYDTLDALHMDAMMSQVDAWRRDPQAFLKEAGQTAKRVTSSANHVFVLIVEGFLIFNHRPLNQLMNKRYFLEVPYDICKKRRSLRVYKPPDPPGYFDGHVWPMYLRNRQEMESTATGILFLDGLRSKEELLAAVYQDVCQEINTPREED; the protein is encoded by the exons ATGAAGAAAGTAattgtgggtgtgggtgg AATGACCAATGGAGGAAAGTCCACTCTTTCCAGAAGTTTAAAAGAGAAGATACCCAACAGCGTTATCATTGCACAGGATTCATTTTTCAAG GATGATTCTGTTGTGCCAGTGGACGGTAATGGCTTCAAGCAGTATGACA CGCTGGATGCTCTCCACATGGACGCCATGATGAGCCAGGTTGACGCCTGGCGAAGAGACCCGCAAGCATTTTTGAAGGAAGCGGGTCAGACTGCGAAGAGGGTGACGTCATCCGCCAACCATGTGTTTGTGCTGATTGTGGAAGGCTTCCTGATATTCAATCACAG ACCTTTGAATCAGCTGATGAACAAAAGATACTTCCTGGAAGTACCGTATGACATCTGCAAGAAAAGACGAAG TTTGAGGGTTTACAAGCCACCTGACCCACCGGGCTACTTTGATGGACACGTATGGCCCATGTATTTGAGGAATCGCCAGGAGATGGAGAGCACGGCGACGGGAATCT TATTTTTGGATGGATTGAGGTCGAAGGAGGAGCTGCTAGCGGCTGTGTATCAAGATGTTTGTCAGGAAATAAACACGCCGAGAG AGGAGGACTGA
- the LOC127601707 gene encoding gamma-glutamyl hydrolase — translation MRLCSFLCVLLVCGCFGSCQDKLIASKRSILNDRPVIGILTQIVSDEAMKQYGSRYIPASYVKYIESAGSRVMPIKLTLSTTEYENIFSRINGLLLIAGASDLETSDFARVAKIFYRLALKANDAGDHFPMWGTCMGMQLLTVLVSGHNLLTKATAENVALPLNLTQAAFSSRMFQGFPEELMQALQREPVTGHFHHYGLSPKAFNQNKELMNFFSVLSTNVGENGVHFISTIEGKRYPFYGVQWHPEVNLFQWNSKLSFPHSTHAVQLSSLLAHFFDNEGRKSLHKFDDPKEEALKLIYSYTPVFAGNFSGYEQIYFF, via the exons ATGCGATTGTGCTCTTTTCTCTGTGTCCTTTTGGTTTGTGGATGTTTTGGTTCTTGCCAGGACAAGCTGATTGCGAGCAAGCGGAGCATTTTAAATGACAGACCTGTTATTG GTATTTTGACTCAGATTGTTTCAGATGAAGCCATGAAACAATACGGGAGCAGATACATACCTGCCTCCTACGTCAAGTACATTGAGTCTGCGGGCAGCCGAGTGATGCCCATCAA GTTGACGCTTAGCACTACGGAGTATGAAAACATCTTTAGCAGGATAAATGG TCTCCTTCTCATCGCTGGAGCCTCCGATCTTGAGACGTCTGACTTTGCTAGGGTGGCAAAGATTTTTTATCGACTTGCTCTGAAG GCCAATGACGCAGGAGATCACTTCCCAATGTGGGGTACATGCATGGGAATGCAGCTGCTCACTGTCCTGGTGTCCGGCCACAACCTGTTGACGAAAGCCACAGCTGAGAATGTGGCCCTGCCTCTCAACTTAACACAAG CGGCCTTCTCCAGTCGCATGTTTCAGGGCTTCCCTGAGGAGTTGATGCAAGCTTTGCAAAGAGAACCTGTCACCGGTCATTTTCACCACTATGGACTCAGCCCGAAA GCCTTCAATCAAAACAAAGAGCTGATGAACTTCTTTTCGGTGCTCTCTACAAATGTTGGTGAAAATGGGGTCCACTTCATCTCAACCATCGAAG GCAAGAGATATCCCTTCTACGGGGTGCAGTGGCATCCAGAGGTGAACCTTTTTCAGTGGAACAGCAAACTGAGCTTTCCCCATTCTACTCACGCCGTCCAGCTGTCGTCACTCCTGGCCCATTTTTTTGATAATGAAG ggaGGAAAAGTTTACATAAGTTTGATGACCCGAAAGAGGAGGCCTTGAAGCTCATTTACAGCTACACGCCCGTCTTTGCGGGAAATTTCAGCGGTTATGAGCAGATCTATTTCTTCTGA
- the rnf122 gene encoding RING finger protein 122 isoform X2 has translation MHPSQWCNGCFCGLVLDYANKSCAMPPITFQDLPLNIYMVIFGTGIFVFILSLIFCCYFISKLRHQAQSERFGYREVVLKGDPKRLNVHGTCAVCLEDFKVKDELGVLPCQHAFHRKCLVKWLEVRCVCPMCNKPIAGPPEHHSIGTLLDELV, from the exons ATGCACCCCTCTCAGTGGTGCAACG GCTGCTTCTGTGGTCTGGTTTTGGATTACGCCAACAAATCGTGCGCCATGCCGCCCATCACATTCCAGGACCTGCCGCTCAACATTTATATGGTCATCTTCGGCACGGGCATCTTCGTCTTTATCCTCAGCCTCATCTTTTGCTGTTACTTCATCAG CAAACTTCGACATCAGGCCCAGAGTGAGCGGTTTGGTTACAGAGAG GTGGTTTTGAAAGGAGATCCAAAGAGGTTGAACGTGCACGGG ACGTGCGCAGTGTGTCTGGAGGACTTTAAAGTGAAAGACGAGCTGGGAGTGTTGCCATGCCAACATGCTTTCCATCGAAA GTGTCTTGTCAAGTGGTTGGAGGTGCGATGCGTCTGCCCCATGTGCAACAAGCCCATCGCCGGCCCCCCTGAGCACCACAGCATTGGTACCCTGCTGGACGAACTGGTGTAG
- the rnf122 gene encoding RING finger protein 122 isoform X1 produces MHPSQWCNGCFCGLVLDYANKSCAMPPITFQDLPLNIYMVIFGTGIFVFILSLIFCCYFISKLRHQAQSERFGYREVVLKGDPKRLNVHGQTCAVCLEDFKVKDELGVLPCQHAFHRKCLVKWLEVRCVCPMCNKPIAGPPEHHSIGTLLDELV; encoded by the exons ATGCACCCCTCTCAGTGGTGCAACG GCTGCTTCTGTGGTCTGGTTTTGGATTACGCCAACAAATCGTGCGCCATGCCGCCCATCACATTCCAGGACCTGCCGCTCAACATTTATATGGTCATCTTCGGCACGGGCATCTTCGTCTTTATCCTCAGCCTCATCTTTTGCTGTTACTTCATCAG CAAACTTCGACATCAGGCCCAGAGTGAGCGGTTTGGTTACAGAGAG GTGGTTTTGAAAGGAGATCCAAAGAGGTTGAACGTGCACGGG CAGACGTGCGCAGTGTGTCTGGAGGACTTTAAAGTGAAAGACGAGCTGGGAGTGTTGCCATGCCAACATGCTTTCCATCGAAA GTGTCTTGTCAAGTGGTTGGAGGTGCGATGCGTCTGCCCCATGTGCAACAAGCCCATCGCCGGCCCCCCTGAGCACCACAGCATTGGTACCCTGCTGGACGAACTGGTGTAG
- the LOC127601684 gene encoding chondroitin sulfate N-acetylgalactosaminyltransferase 1-like, whose translation MTAVFKRWLLALLARVGSVVAGLCCCVAILYLLACRPASRDPRRDPLWSSGTTSKEGYMALLQEREDSHRHYIDSLSKQIAQLKEALQDRTLQLQESLDKAKIKGVLPQGLESLHKPPMQSDLKEFFRSQLNRAEVNAGVPLPDEYVVIPFDTFTLRRVYQLETGLTRHPEERPVRKDRRDELIGSVETALHVLNGPLQHVDTSRRKRTFSPSDFIEGLTRTERDRGTVYELMFKGDGPRDYAKTVLFRPFGPLVKVKSEQVDTSSMLVNIIVPLSKRAHTFRQFVHNFREVCIQQDGNVHLTVVYFGREQIDQVKAVLDQTTKETRFRSFTLIQLNEEFSRGRGLEVGARAWRRSHNVLMFFCDVDIHFTADFLTSCRLNAEPGIKVYYPVLFSQYNPSIIYSNYTHVPSIQQQLVIRRDTGFWRDFGFGMTCQYRSDFLNIGGFDRSIKGWGLEDVHLYRKYLHSKLMVVRAPSRGLFHLWHEKTCTDELPPDKYQMCMRTKAMSEASHRQLGELLFKADIQAHLDRNSRIS comes from the exons ATGACAGCCGTGTTCAAACGATGGCTGTTGGCCCTGCTGGCCCGGGTGGGCTCGGTGGTGGCGGGCCTCTGCTGTTGCGTGGCCATACTCTACCTGTTGGCCTGTCGACCCGCATCCAGAGACCCCCGTCGAGACCCCCTGTGGTCATCAGGGACCACTAGCAAGGAAGGCTACATGGCACTGCTCCAGGAGAGGGAGGACTCCCACAGGCATTACATTGACAGCCTGAGCAAACAGATAGCGCAGCTCAAGGAGGCTCTCCAGGACCGGACACTGCAGCTACAGGAGTCGCTGGACAAAGCCAAAATCAAAGGGGTCCTGCCTCAGGGCCTGGAAAGTCTGCACAAACCCCCCATGCAGTCTGACCTGAAG GAGTTCTTCCGCTCACAGTTGAACCGTGCAGAAGTCAATGCGGGCGTACCTCTACCCGACGAATACGTTGTGATTCCATTTGACACCTTTACTCTGCGGAG GGTGTACCAACTGGAGACGGGTCTGACCAGACACCCCGAGGAGAGGCCTGTGAGGAAGGACCGCAGGGATGAGCTGATAGGGAGTGTGGAGACAGCACTACATGTCCTGAATGGACCTCTGCAACACGTGGACACCAGCAGGAGGAAGCGCACCTTCTCCCCATCAGACTTCATTGAGG GGCTGACCCGCACCGAGAGGGACAGGGGTACTGTGTACGAGTTGATGTTCAAAGGCGACGGGCCGCGGGACTACGCCAAGACGGTTCTCTTCAGGCCTTTCGGTCCTTTGGTTAAAGTGAAGAGCGAGCAAGTGGACACAAGCAGCATGCTCGTCAACATCATCGTACCGCTTTCCAAGCGGGCGCACACCTTCCGCCAGTTTGTCCACAATTTCAG GGAGGTATGCATTCAGCAAGATGGTAATGTCCATCTCACAGTGGTCTACTTTGGGCGCGAGCAGATTGACCAGGTGAAAGCCGTGCTGGATCAGACAACCAA GGAGACCCGCTTCAGGAGCTTCACGCTGATCCAGCTCAATGAGGAGTTCTCGCGTGGGCGGGGCTTAGAAGTAGGCGCCAGGGCCTGGAGGCGAAGCCATAATGTCCTGATGTTTTTCTGTGATGTTGACATCCACTTCACGGCAGACTTCTTGACTTCCTGTCGCCTCAATGCAGAGCCAG GTATAAAGGTATACTACCCAGTCCTCTTCAGCCAgtacaatccatccatcatctacagtAATTACACTCATGTACCATCTATCCAGCAACAACTG gtGATAAGACGCGACACGGGTTTCTGGAGAGATTTCGGCTTTGGAATGACATGCCAGTACAGGTCGGATTTCCTCAACATAG GTGGTTTTGACCGCAGCATTAAAGGCTGGGGGCTGGAGGATGTGCACCTGTACAGGAAGTATCTACACAGCAAACTGATGGTGGTGCGCGCTCCGTCGCGTGGCCTCTTCCACTTGTGGCATGAGAAGACGTGCACTGACGAATTGCCACCGGACAAGTACCAGATGTGCATGCGGACCAAAGCCATGAGCGAGGCCTCACATAGGCAACTTGGAGAGCTGCTCTTCAAAGCAGACATCCAAGCGCACCTCGATAGGAACAGTAGAATCTCTTGA
- the LOC127601714 gene encoding phospholipid phosphatase 1-like translates to MFEVSGIPYFLLDITCLILVGFPFFILTPQHNPFKRGFFCDDESIRYPLKEDTISYQLLGGVMIPFTLIAIICGECLSVYLSHIKKKTLGCKYAACVYKAVGCYLFGAAASQSLTDIAKYSVGRLRPHFLAVCKPRWDRINCQAGGYVENFTCTGDKFLVDEARLSFYSGHSSFSMYCMLFLVLYIQARLKAKWARLLRPTVQFFLLATAVYVGLSRVSDYKHHWTDVLAGLLQGGAVASFTVFCVSNFFQQPLEVGVSQGDGGQHTSLQENPPNSNHYGSTD, encoded by the exons atGTTTGAAGTTTCTGGAATTCCATACTTCCTGCTGGACATTACTTGTCTCATTCTCG TGGGATTCCCCTTCTTCATCCTGACTCCTCAGCACAACCCCTTCAAACGAGGCTTCTTCTGCGATGATGAGTCCATCCGCTACCCCCTCAAAGAGGACACCATTTCCTACCAACTCCTTGGGGGCGTTATGATCCCCTTCACGCTCATTGCT ATCATCTGTGGTGAGTGTCTTTCCGTCTACCTGTCCCACATCAAGAAGAAGACGCTTGGCTGCAAGTATGCAGCATGTGTCTACAAGGCCGTGGGCTGCTACTTGTTCGGAGCGGCGGCCAGCCAGTCGCTGACGGATATCGCCAAGTACTCCGTGGGGCGTCTCCGGCCTCACTTTCTGGCCGTGTGCAAGCCACGGTGGGATCGTATCAACTGCCAAGCTGGAGGATACGTGGAGAACTTCACCTGTACAGGCGATAAGTTCCTGGTGGATGAAGCCAG gctGTCCTTCTACTCTGGTCATTCGTCGTTCTCCATGTACTGCATGTTGTTTCTTGTT CTGTACATCCAAGCCAGGCTGAAGGCCAAGTGGGCGAGGCTGTTGCGGCCCACTGTGCAGTTCTTCCTGCTCGCCACCGCCGTCTACGTGGGTCTGTCCCGCGTGTCCGACTACAAGCACCACTGGACCGACGTGCTCGCCGGCCTCCTGCAGGGTGGCGCTGTGGCCTCCTTCACT GTGTTCTGCGTGTCCAACTTCTTCCAGCAGCCCCTTGAGGTGGGCGTGTCCCAGGGGGACGGAGGCCAGCACACCAGTTTACAAGAGAACCCACCCAATTCCAACCACTACGGCAGCACTGACTGA